In the genome of Fusarium poae strain DAOMC 252244 chromosome 1, whole genome shotgun sequence, the window TGGCCCTACGGTCGACTTTTCCAATGCCTCAAGACTCTGGCTTTTCCTGATGCTGCCAATGTAGAGTTTCGATGTGAAATTCCTTGGATAGAAGCCTACCCGAGAATCACTAAGCTAGTGAGGAAGGTGGGGCATATTGTAGGTTCCAAGCGGTTGCCGTAGCCTACGCTACGCGTAGCTTGACGCGTTAATTGATTTTCTCAAGCTTccatccccatccccatccccatcaACGCAGTTTGGCGATTCTGATATTACCATACAACCACACCGAATGCTATCCAGCATCACTCATAGCCAACCACATTTGAATTCAAGCAAAATACTAAGCTGATATGGCTAGCTTCTTCGATCTCAAGGCTAGAAAGGCTGCGGCCGCTGCTAATGGTAACGCCGACCAGAAGCAAGACAAGCCTACCAATACTCGAACTCAACCCTGGGTCGAAAAATAGTGTGTACATCCCACATACCCAAGACAGAGCCCGAGCCTTGAaacttactatatatagccGACCAAAGACTCTCAGCGATGTCACTGCCCAAGACCATACCGTCGATGTGCTCCAAAGGACACTCCAATCATCCAACGTGCGATTACCCTGCTCTCGAATACCGAAGCGCTTCAATACTGATTCCTGTAGCTCCCTCACATGCTTTTTTACGGCCCTCCCGGCACAGGAAAGACATCGACCGTCCTGGCACTGGCAAAGGAGCTCTATGGTCCCGATATGATCAAGTCAAGAGTGCTTGAACTCAACGCTTCCGATGAGCGTGGTATCTCCATTGTCCGAGAAAAGGTCAAGAACTTTGCGCGAATGCAATTGACCAACCCACCTCCTGGATACAAAGAAAAATATCCCTGCCCTCCGTTCaagatcatcatcctcgacgAGGCCGACTCCATGACCCAAGATGCACAGAGCGCACTACGACGAACCATGGAGACATACAGCAAGATCACTCGTTTCTGTCTGATTTGCAACTATGTCACTCGGATTATAGACCCGCTCGCCAGTCGATGCAGTAAATTCCGATTCAAGAGTCTCGACCAGAGCAATGCAAAGAAGCGACTCATGGAGATTGCAGAAAAGGAAGGCGTGCCGCTCGAAGATGGTGCAGTTGATGCTCTCATCAAGTGCAGCGAGGGTGATCTTCGAAAGGCTATTACCTTCTTGCAGAGTGCTGCTCGACTGGTAGGTGCCAGCGC includes:
- the RFC2 gene encoding Subunit of heteropentameric Replication factor C (RF-C) (BUSCO:28714at5125) → MASFFDLKARKAAAAANGNADQKQDKPTNTRTQPWVEKYRPKTLSDVTAQDHTVDVLQRTLQSSNLPHMLFYGPPGTGKTSTVLALAKELYGPDMIKSRVLELNASDERGISIVREKVKNFARMQLTNPPPGYKEKYPCPPFKIIILDEADSMTQDAQSALRRTMETYSKITRFCLICNYVTRIIDPLASRCSKFRFKSLDQSNAKKRLMEIAEKEGVPLEDGAVDALIKCSEGDLRKAITFLQSAARLVGASASDKDGEGDEAMDVDKKAVTVKIVEDIAGVIPDSTIGNLVSAIRPKSSGSSYQAISDVVEKLVADGWSAGQVVGQLYQALTYDEIIPDAQKNEIVMVFSEVDKRLVDGADEHLSVLDLSVRISAILAKK